In one window of Immundisolibacter sp. DNA:
- the hslU gene encoding ATP-dependent protease ATPase subunit HslU, which yields MTPREIVQELDKHIIGQDAAKRAVAIALRNRWRRQQVPEPLRSEITPKNILMIGPTGVGKTEIARRLARLAGAPFLKIEATKFTEVGYVGRDVESIVRDLMDVAVKQTREQEMAKVRRRAEDAAEERVLDLLLPGSRSDDPGSGTDSSADTRQKLRKRLREGQLNDKQLEIEVTLPQVGVEIMAPPGMEELTQQLQGMFQNMAGRRERRRQVRVEEALRLLTDEEAGKIVNDEDIKRSAVANAEQNGIVFLDEIDKITQRGGDRGGSGGEVSREGVQRDLLPLIEGSTVATKYGQVRTDHVLFIASGAFHLTKPSDLIPELQGRLPIRVELDSLRVEDFVRILTDTDAALTEQATALLATEGVTLRFSPDGVLRLAQIAFEVNERTENIGARRLHTVMERLLEDLSFAAADRSGSEVMVDGAYVDQRLADLAGDQDLSRYIL from the coding sequence ATGACCCCGCGCGAAATCGTCCAGGAACTCGACAAACACATCATTGGCCAGGATGCCGCCAAGCGCGCCGTGGCCATTGCCCTGCGCAACCGCTGGCGCCGCCAGCAGGTGCCGGAGCCGCTGCGCAGCGAGATCACGCCCAAGAACATTCTGATGATCGGCCCGACCGGTGTCGGCAAGACCGAGATCGCCCGTCGTCTGGCGCGTCTGGCCGGGGCGCCGTTCCTGAAGATCGAAGCAACCAAGTTCACCGAGGTCGGCTACGTTGGGCGCGACGTGGAATCCATCGTCCGCGACCTGATGGACGTGGCGGTCAAACAGACCCGCGAGCAGGAGATGGCCAAAGTGCGCCGCCGCGCCGAAGATGCCGCCGAGGAGCGCGTTCTGGACCTGCTGCTGCCCGGCTCGCGCAGCGACGACCCTGGCTCCGGCACTGACAGCAGCGCAGATACGCGCCAGAAGCTGCGAAAGCGCCTGCGCGAAGGCCAGCTCAACGACAAACAGTTGGAAATCGAGGTCACACTGCCGCAGGTGGGCGTGGAGATCATGGCCCCGCCGGGCATGGAGGAACTCACCCAGCAGTTGCAGGGTATGTTCCAGAACATGGCCGGGCGGCGCGAGCGCCGGCGCCAGGTACGGGTCGAGGAGGCGCTGCGCCTGCTCACCGACGAAGAAGCCGGCAAGATCGTCAACGACGAGGACATAAAACGCAGCGCCGTCGCCAATGCCGAACAGAACGGCATCGTCTTTCTCGACGAGATCGACAAGATCACCCAGCGTGGCGGCGATCGTGGCGGCAGCGGCGGCGAGGTGTCGCGCGAGGGCGTGCAGCGGGATTTGCTGCCGCTGATCGAGGGCAGCACCGTCGCTACCAAGTATGGCCAGGTGCGTACCGATCATGTGCTGTTTATTGCCTCAGGCGCGTTTCACCTGACCAAGCCGTCCGATCTCATCCCGGAATTGCAAGGCCGGCTGCCGATCCGCGTGGAACTGGATTCGCTGCGCGTGGAGGACTTCGTGCGCATCCTGACCGATACCGATGCGGCGCTGACCGAGCAGGCGACGGCCCTGTTGGCGACCGAAGGCGTCACGCTTCGCTTTTCGCCGGATGGTGTGCTGCGGCTTGCGCAAATCGCCTTCGAGGTCAACGAGCGCACCGAGAACATCGGCGCCCGCCGGCTGCACACCGTCATGGAGCGCCTGCTGGAGGACCTGTCCTTCGCCGCGGCCGATCGCAGCGGCAGCGAAGTGATGGTCGACGGTGCTTACGTCGATCAGCGCCTCGCGGACCTGGCGGGGGACCAGGACTTGAGCCGCTACATACTCTGA
- the ubiE gene encoding bifunctional demethylmenaquinone methyltransferase/2-methoxy-6-polyprenyl-1,4-benzoquinol methylase UbiE encodes MPQDTTDFGFNEVPVADKAHRVRQVFDSVAPRYDLMNDLMSMGLHRVWKRFAVGLAAVRPGEWVLDLAGGTGDLTRLLAPRVGDGGRVLLADINGAMLSRGRDRLIDAGIAGNVDYLQVDAEHLPVADKSLHCVVIGFGLRNVTDKQAALGEMRRVLKPGGRALVLEFSQPVLAPLKPLYDAYSFQVLPRIGRLVAGDADSYRYLAESIRRHPDQDTLLGMLHQAGFSRCQYFHLAGGIVAVHRGYRL; translated from the coding sequence ATGCCGCAAGACACCACGGATTTTGGTTTCAACGAAGTGCCGGTCGCCGACAAGGCGCACCGGGTCCGGCAGGTATTCGACTCGGTCGCGCCGCGTTACGACCTGATGAACGACCTGATGTCGATGGGCCTGCACCGGGTCTGGAAGCGTTTCGCGGTCGGGCTGGCGGCGGTGCGGCCCGGCGAGTGGGTGCTCGATCTTGCCGGCGGCACGGGCGATCTGACGCGCCTGTTGGCGCCGCGGGTCGGGGACGGCGGCCGGGTGCTGCTGGCCGACATCAACGGCGCCATGTTGTCCAGGGGTCGGGACCGGCTGATCGATGCCGGTATCGCCGGCAATGTCGACTACCTGCAGGTGGACGCCGAGCACCTGCCGGTGGCCGACAAGAGCCTGCACTGCGTGGTGATCGGTTTTGGCCTGCGCAACGTCACCGACAAGCAGGCGGCACTGGGCGAGATGCGCCGGGTGCTCAAGCCCGGTGGCCGGGCGCTGGTGCTGGAGTTCTCGCAGCCGGTGCTGGCGCCGCTAAAACCCCTGTACGACGCCTACAGTTTTCAGGTGCTGCCGCGCATCGGACGGCTGGTGGCGGGGGACGCCGACAGTTACCGCTATCTGGCCGAGTCCATCCGTCGCCATCCGGATCAGGACACGCTGCTGGGCATGCTGCACCAGGCTGGTTTCAGCCGTTGCCAGTATTTCCACCTTGCCGGCGGCATCGTCGCCGTGCACCGGGGTTACCGGCTGTGA